The Cloeon dipterum chromosome X, ieCloDipt1.1, whole genome shotgun sequence genome includes a window with the following:
- the LOC135947326 gene encoding adenomatous polyposis coli homolog isoform X3, translating to MQASAKASKGRLNALLLDELVLEEVEVASELPLPPLPSAPSDNRGLLFVLQAERVTRLNSKNNKWANGRPRRNKGCRSPQLLGDSLITPPAKDDEMEHLKNSSQASKTEQDDVLNGRLSANSARSHQSSSSLEDVNQDVTPEGPNSMSSTYQASWLADRNLWHSGPSSIGGGQQDVASVMSFAFSANSANSSELSGPVSARRSYSQQTLGPKVEMVYSLLSMLGTHNKDDMSKTLLAMSSSPDSCIAMRQSGCLPILVQLLHGDESLKTRKIAAKALHNLVHSHPDDKRGRREARVLKLLEQVRDYCDLLASSDDLDAPVDEEDDPKRHPGPTVIALMKLSFDEEHRHAMCQLGALHAVAQLIQADHEAHGSDSNDQYCITLRRYAGMALTNLTFGDGTNKALLCSFQGFMKALVAQLRSPSEDLRQVTASVLRNLSWRADPASKTTLHEVGAVRGLMEAAMDAKKESTLKSILSALWNLSAHCSANKAEICQVEGALALLVQMLTYKSPSQTLAIVENSGGILRNISSHIAIREDYRAILRAHGCLQVLLQHLKSPSLTVVSNACGTLWNLSARCPEDQRALWEMGAVGMLKSLVNSKHKMISMGSSAALKNLLGARPPGATPLEHRNSQGMPVLSVRKQKALEQQLDHNLSETCDNIEPASPNKTSPSSRDDKYVFANTEREFDRRHRMYQSLNTGSTSKRFPRSDSRESVKSDSVCDRMKERKVAPLTTNRSLDLQLNLEDSVQQPQAIEGTQSEGVTPEDEEQESLKEQVSVDDKEKSPEVRPPQYQNYVYEEGDFQPVNYGLQFAEKHDESRRYNRIYSTYAETDLDNFDQPTNYGERYKEDEEEEEDDYQHTAAHVDSVKTYCTEGTPLVFSTSTSISDLKEAVANEEKIKKVVSSPAAPSGTMTSEKRTQYCVEDTPICLSRGSSLSSLHCSEGVAESIPDVHLEDPKVDEPEPSPPKSVPEKVLETPLVFSRCSSVASLASFEQHSIHDDRSSIVSDFSRLTSGMISPSELPDSPTQTQPSSPKALKAPMQIPQIPTSTPRAAPRAGPSQPQPSPRTKVTQGEEDEEKQDKEKELATVSEEEEGGDEDDGGLLDACISIGQQRVTSTAPRPRIARQKISVSGVPTRNPGVPIRNPGVPIRNTGIPTRIPRRLPQAQPVSFDACADTVQTFCTEDTPISHASSHSNLSDLLSRGSVDGDSLVDEAIKNASTQVSSAESSMSDDNEHILAECIQSGMPKAKGSAKRKRPTRTAFRDEVKTFAVEDTPFDLSTATSLSDLTMNSAPRIVEGQCYTPIRYATEDTPAAFSHASSLSSLHIEDGEVCKPLGEAWGINNAAASSASEEVVTVVSRNGSLSSLSADNESLGAEPSPSDKALLEQCISMGMSKSKGDLFTRPKRKTSTTKAVSPDLIKDLDLATPTNPTFDTLSEEAKNVIATAINITAAEDIVTPTAVGGETTSSSSKTTPDDVVQPSKVMTDTWTADSPLSVSFPSLSGSVPLASSQDEDKIEEKFIVSRSMEGILELEAGLVVKALADEASSESLLEVTKPPPNMFGSTTSTSLSNGRMPAAVLRALSGDYIENLVLSGTSSCTSHLENVKPPAAFEEIDMENSMISVASITSEVAGEAQKVSSGESDNIFDLMRPAATMAEIYCRAACAAAAAHSFSENLDSVNPPSLLQELTETLEPLSETLGSDTEPEDLPPDHSNESTPKQKRRSTPKERRQAMKERYNTYTIDDEVSKRPDKLDLHKTSRQRRQEEPERFLTQTIETPTLVKTPKQRRQDDKERYLTQTVQLLPDEPQQNGQEELHSDSEEDAKPKIVKPTEESSPKTIRGRRKALYSRPAAYAKPPTAPKNPAGPSIRPTRASALRQRSSSPRAHSAPTPKKTNAPQTASPATPKTPRTPSTPGAPKSLGATVKPIKPVVAAKTATGIVKAAPKAPNNSPDGAAKSSEPPKLVKQGTFTKDSSDTKVSKIPVRSPSADTITAAPAFRPQLEAKVAPKSRLMRRDAVGPSKEFKAPQPKPRSPLPTRRIAVGGLKTSLSNNSIQSEAAAAPLKVKTNSNPSLNGPPKRKEAISRIASLWKKVDVSLQQQKHSAKFGPKDMRKWITAEAEQGEQGPSQGNPKPPARSATFEKPAAGKLSIFNGGPTASRAAIVPPFNYSPPPPATGTKEEAAAAAGSVRVTSV from the exons ATGCAGGCCTCCGCGAAGGCCTCCAAGGGCCGCCTCAACGCTCTTCTGCTCGACGAGTTGGTGCTCGAGGAGGTGGAAGTCGCCTCCGAGCTGCCCCTGCCCCCGCTGCCCTCGGCCCCCAGCGACAACCGGGGGTTACTTTTTGTCCTGCAGGCTGAAAGGGTCACCAGGCTTAACTCGAAAAACAATAAG TGGGCCAATGGCCGCCCCCGGAGGAACAAGGGGTGCCGTTCTCCTCAGCTCCTGGGAGATTCTTTGATCACTCCGCCGGCCAAAGACGATGAAATGGAGCATCTTAAAAATAGCTCCCAG GCTTCAAAAACCGAGCAGGACGATGTCCTAAACGGCAGGCTAAGCGCAAATAGTGCGCGTTCACATCAGTCTTCCTCTAGCCTAGAAGACGTTAATCAAG aCGTGACTCCTGAAGGACCAAACAGCATGTCATCGACATATCAGGCGTCATGGCTTGCTGATCGAAACCTTTGGCACAGTGGTCCATCCAGCATTGGAGGCGGCCAGCAAGATGTAGCCAGTGTCATGAGCTTTGCATTCAGTGCAAACTCGGCAAATTCTTCAGAGCTTAGTGGTCCTGTTAGTGCTAGAAGATCATACAGTCAGCAAACTTTAGGGCCTAAG GTGGAGATGGTGTACAGCCTTCTCTCAATGCTTGGCACACACAACAAAGATGATATGAGCAAAACTCTGCTGGCAATGAGCTCGTCTCCCGACAGCTGCATTGCAATGAGGCAGTCAGGCTGCTTGCCTATACTGGTGCAGCTCCTGCATGGTGATGAAAGTTTGAAGACCCGAAAAATAGCAGCTAAAGCCTTGCACAATCTTGTCCACTCCCACCCTGATGACAAAAGAGGCAGAAGGGAGGCTCGAGTTCTCAAGCTTTTAGAGCAG gTCCGTGATTATTGTGATTTGCTGGCAAGTTCAGATGATTTGGACGCGCCTGTTGATGAAGAGGATGACCCTAAGAGGCACCCTGGTCCTACCGTGATCGCTCTAATGAAGCTGTCTTTTGACGAAGAGCACAGGCACGCCATGTGCCAGCTGGGTGCATTACACGCAGTTGCCCAGCTGATTCAGGCTGATCACGAGGCGCACGGGTCAGACAGCAACGACCAGTACTGCATCACCTTGAGAAGGTATGCAGGAATGGCTTTGACCAATCTCACCTTTGGAGATGGCACCAACAAAGCCCTCTTGTGCTCCTTCCAAGGATTCATGAAAGCTCTTGTAGCCCAGCTTAGGTCACCTAGTGAGGATTTAAG ACAAGTGACCGCCAGTGTTTTGCGGAATTTGAGCTGGAGAGCAGATCCTGCATCGAAGACGACTCTGCACGAGGTTGGTGCTGTTAGGGGACTGATGGAAGCTGCGATGGATGCTAAGAAGGAGTCAACTTTGAAATCCATTTTGTCAGCGCTATGGAATTTAAGTGCTCACTGCAGCGCTAATAAGGCTGAAATTTGCCAG gtCGAGGGTGCCTTGGCGCTCTTGGTGCAAATGCTGACCTACAAGAGTCCCTCTCAAACTCTAGCCATTGTCGAGAATTCTGGTGGCATACTTAGAAACATATCTAGTCACATTGCCATCAGAGAAGATTACCGGGCCATACTGAGGGCGCATGGCTGCCTTCAGGTGTTGCTGCAGCACTTGAAGAGCCCCTCTCTCACAGTGGTGAGCAATGCCTGCGGGACTCTCTGGAATCTATCCGCGAGGTGTCCCGAGGACCAAAGGGCTCTTTGGGAGATGGGTGCTGTCGGCATGCTGAAGAGTTTAGTCAACTCTAAGCACAAGATGATTTCGATGGGCTCAAGTGCTGCTCTGAAAAATCTTCTGGGAGCAAGACCGCCTGGTGCTACTCCGCTTGAGCACCGGAACAGCCAAGGAATGCCGGTGCTGTCTGTGAGGAAACAGAAGGCTCTGGAGCAGCAGCTGGACCATAATTTGTCAGAGACTTGTGACAATATTGAGCCAGCCAGCCCCAACAAGACGTCTCCATCTTCcag GGACGACAAGTATGTTTTTGCAAACACAGAAAGAGAGTTTGACCGAAGACATAGAATGTACCAATCCCTAAACACCGGCAGCACAAGCAAGAGATTCCCACGTTCAGACAGCCGAGAGTCTGTGAAAAGCGACTCTGTGTGTGATCGAATGAAAGAGCGTAAAGTAGCTCCCCTCACGACCAACCGCAGCTTGGATTTGCAGCTGAATCTGGAGGACAGCGTCCAACAGCCGCAGGCTATTGAAGGCACGCAGAGCGAGGGTGTCACTCCAGAAGATGAAGAGCAAGAATCACTCAAGGAGCAGGTGTCTGTAGATGACAAAGAAAAAAGTCCAGAG GTTCGGCCACCACAGTaccaaaattatgtttacGAGGAAGGAGATTTCCAACCTGTCAACTATGGATTGCAGTTTGCAGAAAAGCATGATGAGAGCAGGCGGTACAACAGGATTTACAGTACTTACGCAGAGACTGACTTGGACAACTTTGATCAACCAACTAACTATGGCGAGAG GTACAAAGAAgatgaggaggaggaggaggatgaTTATCAACACACAGCAGCTCATGTAGACTCTGTGAAAACCTATTGCACAGAAGGAACGCCTCTCGTTTTCTCAACATCTACCTCAATATCTGATCTTAAGGAGGCGGTTGCTaatgaagagaaaataaaaaaagttgtcTCTTCACCAGCAGCTCCCTCTGGCACTATGACATCAGAGAAACGGACACAATACTGCGTTGAAGACACTcct ATTTGCTTGTCCAGAGGAAGCTCACTCAGCTCTCTTCATTGCTCAGAAGGAGTTGCAGAAAGCATTCCTGACGTACACCTGGAGGATCCCAAGGTTGACGAACCAGAACCGTCTCCGCCAAAGAGTGTTCCAGAAAAGGTCCTTGAAACTCCTTTGGTGTTCTCAAGGTGCAGCTCTGTGGCATCGCTGGCCTCGTTTGAGCAGCACTCGATTCATGACGATCGCAGCTCCATTGTCAGCGACTTCAGTAGACTAACATCGGGCATGATTTCTCCATCAGAGCTTCCAGATTCTCCAACGCAAACGCAGCCGTCAAGCCCCAAGGCACTCAAAGCTCCCATGCAAATACCGCAAATACCAACTTCAACCCCAAGAGCTGCTCCCAGAGCTGGTCCTTCTCAACCTCAACCGTCTCCTCGCACAAAG GTCACTCAAGGTGAAGAAGACGAGGAGAAACAGGACAAAGAGAAGGAGTTGGCGACAGTTAGTGAAGAAGAGGAAGGTGGCGACGAAGACGATGGAGGTCTATTGGACGCCTGCATTTCTATTGGCCAGCAGCGCGTCACGTCCACAGCTCCAAGGCCTCGGATCGCAAGGCAGAAGATCAGCGTCAGCGGAGTCCCCACCCGGAATCCTGGAGTCCCCATCCGGAATCCCGGAGTCCCCATCCGGAATACTGGAATCCCCACCCGGATTCCCCGTCGCCTACCTCAAGCCCAGCCAGTGTCTTTTGACGCCTGCGCTGATACTGTGCAGACATTCTGCACGGAAGACACTCCCATCAGTCACGCTAGCTCGCATTCTAACCTCTCA GATCTCTTATCTCGTGGAAGTGTAGATGGCGATTCACTTGTCGATGAAGCTATAAAGAATGCCAGTACTCAAGTTAGTTCCGCGGAAAGTTCAATGTCTGATGATAACGAACACATCCTTGCCGAATGCATACAGTCAGGGATGCCAAAGGCTAAAGGCAGTGCAAAGCGGAAGCGACCGACTAGAACAGCTTTCAGGGACGAAGTCAAAACGTTTGCTGTGGAGGACACGCCCTTTGATCTCTCAACAGCAACCTCATTGAGCGACCTCACCATGAATTCTGCTCCCAGGATTGTTGAAGGACAGTGCTACACCCCCATTAG ATATGCAACTGAAGACACACCTGCCGCATTTTCCCATGCATCGTCATTGAGTTCTTTGCATATTGAAGACGGTGAAGTCTGCAAACCTCTTGGTGAAGCTTGGGGCATCAACAACGCAGCCGCAAGTTCTGCCTCAGAGGAAGTGGTCACCGTGGTTTCACGGAACGGCTCTCTGAGCTCCCTCAGCGCTGACAATGAGTCTCTAGGCGCAGAACCTAGTCCCTCTGACAAAGCGCTTTTGGAGCAGTGCATTAGCATGGGAATGAGCAAAAGCAAGGGCGATCTCTTTACCAGACCCAAGCGCAAAACCAGCACTACCAAAGCCGTTTCTCCAg ATCTTATCAAAGACTTAGACTTGGCAACTCCCACCAACCCCACCTTCGACACCCTCTCGGAGGAGGCTAAAAACGTGATTGCGACCGCCATTAATATTACGGCGGCTGAAGACATCGTCACCCCCACCGCTGTAGGAGGAGAGACAACTTCCTCCTCTAGCAAAACGACGCCAGACGATGTTGTTCAACCCTCAAAAGTAATGACTGACACTTGGACTGCAGACTCGCCTCTCTCAGTTTCATTCCCAAGTCTAAGTGGGAGTGTACCGCTGGCATCCTCGCAGGATGAGGATAAAATTGag GAAAAGTTCATTGTGAGCCGATCGATGGAGGGTATCTTGGAGTTGGAGGCTGGCCTTGTGGTCAAAGCTTTGGCTGATGAAGCCTCCTCAGAATCTCTGTTGGAAGTGACGAAACCACCGCCAAATATGTTTGGAAGTACTACCTCCACCAGCCTCTCAAATGGACGAATGCCTGCAGCAGTTCTCAGAGCTCTAAGTGGAGACTACATTGAGAACTTGGTTCTGAGTGGCACTTCCAGTTGCACTTCTCACTTAGAAAATGTGAAACCACCAGCAGCATTTGAAGAGATTGATATGGAAAACAGCATG ATCAGTGTTGCTAGCATTACATCTGAAGTGGCAGGCGAAGCGCAAAAAGTGAGCAGCGGTGAATCGgacaatatttttgatctgATGAGGCCAGCCGCTACCATGGCGGAAATTTACTGCAGGGCAGCGTGCGCAGCTGCAGCCGCTCATAGCTTCAGTGAAAATCTAGACAGCGTGAATCCGCCTTCTCTTCTCCAAGAGCTAACTGAAACTCTTGAGCCGCTGAGCGAAACTCTAGGATCAGACACTGAGCCAGAAGATCTACCTCCAGATCATTCCAATGAGTCAACGCCCAAACAAAAGAGGAGGAGCACCCCCAAGGAGAGGAGGCAGGCTATGAAAGAAAGATACAACACTTACACAATCGACGATGAAGTTTCTAAGAGGCCAGACAAGCTGGACTTACACAAGACAAGCAGGCAAAGAAGACAGGAAGAGCCGGAAAGATTCCTAACCCAGACTATTGAAACTCCCACTCTGGTGAAAACCCCCAAGCAGAGGCGTCAGGATGACAAGGAAAGGTACTTGACGCAAACTGTGCAGCTGCTTCCTGATGAACCTCAGCAGAACGGCCAGGAAGAGCTCCACTCTGATAGTGAGGAGGATGCAAAGCCTAAAATCGTGAAGCCGACTGAAGAGAGCAGTCCGAAAACCATTCGCGGCCGCAGGAAAGCCCTTTACTCGAGGCCAGCTGCCTATGCAAAGCCTCCAACTGCTCCCAAGAATCCCGCTGGGCCTTCCATCAGGCCTACTCGAGCTTCAGCCCTTCGCCAACGTAGTAGTTCCCCCAGGGCTCACTCCGCACCCACACCGAAGAAAACAAACGCACCACAGACTGCTTCCCCAGCGACCCCTAAAACCCCTCGAACGCCAAGCACCCCTGGCGCTCCCAAGTCTCTTGGGGCTACTGTAAAACCCATAAAACCCGTGGTAGCTGCAAAAACCGCAACTGGAATAGTCAAAGCAGCCCCCAAGGCGCCCAACAACAGTCCAGATGGAGCGGCCAAGTCGTCTGAACCGCCAAAGCTCGTGAAGCAAGGCACCTTCACTAAAGACTCCTCGGACACCAAAGTGTCCAAGATCCCAGTTAGGTCTCCGAGCGCCGACACCATCACTGCTGCACCCGCCTTCCGCCCCCAGCTTGAAGCCAAAGTCGCCCCCAAAAGCCGACTGATGCGCCGAGACGCGGTCGGCCCGTCAAAGGAGTTCAAAGCGCCGCAGCCGAAACCTCGGTCGCCGCTGCCGACCAGAAGGATCGCAGTCGGGGGACTGAAGACTTCCCTGAGCAACAACAGCATCCAGTCTGAGGCGGCTGCCGCGCCACTCAAGGTGAAAACCAACTCGAATCCCAGCCTGAACGGTCCCCCCAAGAGGAAGGAGGCCATTTCGAGGATCGCCTCGCTGTGGAAGAAGGTGGACGTCTCcctgcagcagcaaaagcacAGTGCCAAGTTCGGGCCCAAGGACATGAGGAAATGGATCACCGCCGAGGCCGAGCAAGGCGAGCAGGGCCCCTCGCAGGGAAACCCGAAGCCCCCCGCCCGCAGCGCGACTTTTGAGAAGCCCGCTGCCGGCAAACTGTCCATCTTCAACGGGGGGCCCACAGCCTCGAGAGCGGCCATTGTGCCGCCGTTTAACTACAGCCCGCCGCCCCCGGCCACGGGGACGAAGGAGGAGGCGGCTGCCGCAGCCGGCTCAGTGCGGGTCACCTCAGTGTGA